A window of Acidobacteriota bacterium contains these coding sequences:
- the ddlA gene encoding D-alanine--D-alanine ligase codes for MRVRVGIIFGGKSGEHEVSIQSAKNIFEALDREKYEPILLGVDKKGVWHLGSDAAFILNDTNPRLIALNALAPAVLPVDTGEGGLALVSRENGSGLAKVEVFFPIMHGTFGEDGSLQGLLRLLDAPFVGASVLGSAVGMDKDVMKRLLRDAGLPIPRFETVRAHEATPERRAAILESLGLPVFVKPCNLGSSVGISKVKRAEDLGRAMEEAFGFDSKVIVEEAVLGREIECAVLGNEKPEASVLGEIVPTHEFYSYEAKYIDENGARLVIPANVPQWMSDRIRGLALEAFKVLECAGMARVDFFLREDGTALINEINTLPGFTRISMYPKLWEASGLPYPRLLDRLIQLALDRHRKEGLLRRDSGLGM; via the coding sequence ATGCGGGTGAGGGTGGGGATCATCTTCGGGGGGAAGAGCGGGGAACACGAGGTGTCCATCCAATCGGCAAAGAACATCTTCGAGGCCCTCGACCGGGAGAAGTACGAGCCGATTCTCCTGGGGGTGGACAAGAAGGGCGTCTGGCACCTTGGATCGGATGCCGCCTTCATCCTGAACGACACGAACCCGAGGCTCATCGCCTTGAACGCTCTCGCTCCCGCGGTGTTGCCCGTGGACACGGGGGAAGGAGGACTGGCGCTGGTCTCGCGAGAGAACGGGTCGGGGCTGGCCAAGGTGGAGGTTTTCTTTCCCATCATGCACGGCACCTTCGGCGAGGACGGTTCCCTCCAGGGACTCCTCCGCCTTCTGGACGCGCCCTTCGTCGGTGCCAGCGTACTGGGTTCGGCCGTCGGAATGGACAAGGATGTGATGAAACGGCTGCTTCGGGATGCGGGACTCCCGATCCCGCGGTTCGAAACCGTCCGGGCTCACGAGGCCACCCCCGAGCGGCGGGCCGCCATTCTGGAGAGCCTGGGACTTCCCGTCTTCGTGAAGCCCTGCAACCTCGGCTCTTCCGTCGGCATCTCCAAGGTGAAACGTGCCGAGGATCTGGGCAGGGCCATGGAGGAGGCCTTCGGGTTCGATTCCAAGGTCATCGTCGAGGAGGCCGTTTTGGGGCGCGAGATCGAGTGCGCCGTCCTCGGCAACGAGAAGCCCGAGGCCTCCGTTCTCGGAGAGATCGTCCCCACCCACGAGTTCTACTCGTACGAGGCCAAGTACATCGACGAGAACGGGGCCCGCCTCGTGATTCCCGCGAATGTGCCTCAATGGATGTCCGATCGCATCCGCGGGCTGGCCTTGGAGGCCTTCAAGGTCCTCGAGTGCGCGGGCATGGCCCGGGTGGACTTCTTTCTCCGGGAGGACGGGACCGCGCTCATCAACGAGATCAACACACTGCCCGGTTTCACGCGGATCAGCATGTACCCGAAGCTCTGGGAAGCCTCGGGCCTTCCCTATCCCCGCCTACTGGACCGCCTGATCCAGCTCGCCCTCGATCGCCACCGAAAGGAAGGCCTCCTGCGCCGCGATTCGGGGCTGGGCATGTAA
- a CDS encoding aspartyl protease family protein, which translates to MTACRTIRQGFSALAAFALAGGLFAQGRPQDEVRILLAKTQYAEALARADAALASSPADPELLMGKVDALLGLDRTLEARQLSLSNAALDAGLRYRAGICSMRFGRVQEALDLWKPVLADPQWGEAACRESVRGLLASGREEEARLLFLEGLSKAGSAGPALLNLGVGLDLGPEGNAALAQKSQAAAPEGSERIQAWLKLRAAAGGDLCRTSVQGSAPLKIALKEKTERVEANTLEWGGSGGASPLAPAAEGSVSTSSGQQGYGAGSKDTSSKEGGRAGTLSSHPRVVVDARLNGERSEPMVLDSGMDTVLLSSRVVKKLGLQPVAPGEYSGTGLEHPVSSKWFLLKEIQVGPVTFKDVPALMIDEKTEFWKETGGILPLWLFRGYGIHYDRRHGKLELLESGTPPDQVLGAGATRLNALWLDGKPYVETRIQNKPMRYLLLANNVIATYLEERRLDDLGVTLQTSKYGTQQSRGHFSIILSGIADNVALNLGSTRINLPTVHAADLCPDCGVECSGILGRNVLDLFDVYFDYRAGVVALKGYEKGR; encoded by the coding sequence ATGACCGCCTGCCGTACCATCCGCCAAGGTTTCTCCGCGCTCGCGGCCTTCGCCCTCGCCGGGGGGTTATTCGCCCAGGGTCGTCCCCAGGATGAGGTGCGAATCTTGCTCGCCAAGACCCAGTATGCGGAGGCGCTGGCCCGCGCCGATGCCGCTCTCGCCTCCTCCCCAGCCGATCCGGAACTCCTGATGGGGAAGGTGGACGCCCTCCTGGGCCTCGATCGAACCCTGGAGGCCCGCCAGCTCTCGCTCTCCAACGCGGCCCTCGATGCGGGCCTGCGCTATCGGGCGGGGATTTGCTCCATGCGCTTCGGCAGGGTCCAGGAGGCGCTGGACCTCTGGAAGCCGGTCCTGGCGGACCCTCAGTGGGGGGAGGCGGCCTGCCGCGAGTCCGTCCGGGGCCTGCTGGCCTCGGGGCGGGAGGAGGAAGCCCGGCTTCTCTTCCTCGAGGGCCTCTCCAAGGCTGGAAGCGCCGGCCCGGCCCTCTTGAATCTGGGGGTCGGATTGGACCTGGGCCCCGAGGGGAACGCCGCGCTGGCTCAGAAGAGCCAGGCCGCCGCACCCGAGGGGTCGGAGAGGATCCAGGCCTGGCTCAAGCTTAGGGCCGCCGCGGGCGGAGACCTCTGTCGCACGAGCGTTCAAGGAAGCGCGCCCTTGAAGATCGCCTTGAAGGAGAAAACCGAGCGCGTGGAAGCGAACACCCTCGAATGGGGCGGAAGCGGAGGGGCGAGCCCCCTGGCGCCCGCCGCGGAGGGGAGCGTCTCCACGAGCAGCGGCCAGCAGGGATACGGCGCCGGGAGCAAGGATACGAGTTCCAAGGAAGGCGGAAGGGCGGGGACCCTCTCCTCACACCCGCGGGTCGTGGTGGACGCCCGGCTCAACGGGGAGCGGTCGGAGCCGATGGTGCTCGATTCGGGAATGGATACGGTCCTTCTCTCCAGCCGGGTGGTCAAGAAGCTGGGCCTTCAGCCCGTGGCCCCGGGGGAGTACTCGGGCACCGGTCTGGAACACCCGGTGTCCTCGAAGTGGTTCCTCCTCAAGGAAATCCAGGTCGGCCCCGTGACCTTCAAGGACGTTCCGGCCTTGATGATCGACGAGAAGACGGAGTTCTGGAAGGAAACAGGGGGGATTCTGCCCCTCTGGCTCTTCCGCGGGTATGGGATCCACTACGACCGCCGCCACGGAAAACTCGAACTCCTGGAATCGGGCACGCCGCCGGACCAGGTGCTGGGGGCCGGCGCGACGCGCCTCAACGCCCTCTGGCTGGACGGGAAGCCGTACGTTGAGACGCGCATCCAGAACAAGCCCATGCGGTATCTCCTCCTGGCCAACAACGTGATCGCCACCTACCTGGAGGAGAGGCGTCTGGACGACTTGGGCGTGACCCTCCAGACCTCGAAGTACGGCACGCAGCAGTCCAGGGGCCATTTCAGCATCATTCTCTCGGGAATCGCGGACAACGTGGCCCTCAACCTTGGATCCACGCGCATCAACCTGCCCACGGTCCACGCGGCGGACCTCTGCCCGGACTGCGGGGTGGAGTGCTCCGGCATTCTCGGCCGAAACGTCCTTGACCTTTTCGACGTGTACTTCGACTATCGGGCGGGCGTCGTGGCGCTGAAGGGGTACGAAAAAGGCCGCTAA
- a CDS encoding SDR family oxidoreductase — MKDRIVVVTGASAGIGAACARAFARVGARVILTARREDRLRDLAAELLREHGTPTLALALDVRDKVRVQAVLGGLPPGWSEVDVLVNNAGLGRGLDRLHEGSPDEWDEMVDTNLKGLLYVTRAILPGMVARGGGHVIQIGSVAGREVYPGGNVYCATKFAVKALSRAMKVDLLGTPVRVSTVDPGMVETDFSTVRFRGDRERAAKVYQGLKPLTPEDIAEIVVWVASRPQHVDITELVVMPTAQSSAMLVHREP; from the coding sequence ATGAAGGACCGAATCGTCGTGGTGACGGGCGCGAGCGCGGGCATCGGAGCGGCGTGCGCGAGGGCGTTCGCACGCGTGGGGGCGCGGGTCATCCTGACGGCCCGGCGCGAGGATCGCCTTCGAGACCTCGCCGCCGAGTTGCTCCGGGAGCACGGAACCCCCACCCTCGCCCTCGCTCTGGACGTGCGGGACAAAGTCCGGGTGCAGGCCGTACTGGGCGGCCTTCCCCCCGGGTGGTCGGAGGTGGACGTCCTGGTCAACAACGCCGGCCTGGGAAGGGGGCTTGACCGACTCCATGAGGGCTCCCCCGACGAGTGGGACGAGATGGTGGATACCAACCTCAAGGGGCTCTTGTACGTGACCCGCGCGATCCTCCCCGGAATGGTGGCGCGGGGAGGCGGACACGTCATCCAGATCGGATCCGTGGCCGGCCGGGAGGTATACCCGGGCGGGAACGTATACTGCGCCACGAAGTTCGCCGTAAAGGCCCTTTCGAGGGCCATGAAGGTGGACCTCCTCGGCACCCCCGTGCGGGTTTCCACGGTGGACCCCGGAATGGTGGAGACGGACTTCTCGACGGTCCGCTTTCGAGGAGATCGGGAGCGCGCCGCCAAGGTCTACCAGGGCCTCAAGCCGCTCACGCCGGAAGACATCGCCGAAATCGTCGTTTGGGTGGCCTCCAGGCCGCAACACGTGGACATCACGGAACTGGTCGTGATGCCCACGGCCCAGTCTTCGGCCATGCTGGTCCACCGAGAACCGTAA
- a CDS encoding cytidylate kinase-like family protein, translating to MSEAGRSYLVVTLARQMGAGGSFVGRRLAMRLGCRYLDREILLEAARRLKRDPEALECFDERHLTFWERTRMAYAFGTPESPYAPPPVTLDDMNLFDTEREIMREAAARGPVVIVGRAGFAVLKGQPGLLTVFLHAPLAHRIRRIQKIYHLASADEARDLILQSDRDRERFIRAAAGLPWLDLTQYHLSLDTGRLGTGAAIEIVYQAAMEVARGLAPPA from the coding sequence ATGAGCGAGGCCGGTCGTTCCTATTTGGTCGTCACCCTGGCCCGCCAGATGGGGGCTGGCGGGAGCTTCGTCGGCCGAAGGTTGGCTATGCGCCTGGGCTGCCGGTACCTGGACCGGGAGATCCTCCTCGAAGCCGCGCGGCGGCTCAAGCGGGACCCGGAGGCCCTCGAGTGCTTCGACGAGCGACACCTCACGTTTTGGGAGCGCACCCGCATGGCCTATGCATTCGGGACACCCGAATCTCCTTACGCCCCGCCGCCCGTCACCCTGGACGACATGAACCTTTTTGATACGGAACGCGAGATCATGCGGGAGGCCGCCGCCCGTGGTCCGGTTGTGATCGTCGGCAGAGCCGGCTTCGCAGTTCTCAAAGGGCAGCCCGGACTGCTGACGGTCTTTCTCCACGCCCCCCTCGCCCACCGCATCCGTCGCATCCAGAAGATCTACCACCTCGCCAGCGCCGACGAGGCGCGCGATCTCATTCTGCAGTCCGACCGGGATCGAGAGCGCTTCATCCGGGCGGCGGCCGGTCTCCCGTGGCTGGACCTCACCCAGTACCACCTGTCCTTGGATACGGGACGCCTGGGCACGGGGGCGGCCATCGAAATCGTGTATCAGGCGGCCATGGAGGTGGCCAGGGGGTTGGCGCCTCCTGCCTGA
- a CDS encoding SDR family oxidoreductase, which yields MDLHKYGPWAVVTGASAGLGEQFALQLAEQGMNLFLTARREDRLVSLARTLRDSTGVQVKILPLDLAAPGAPEALDRATEDLDVGLLVNNAGFGAMGRFLDQDLERLTEMIRLNCLTVTELAHRFGRRLRARGRGGMIVVASLAGFQATPYMALYGATKGFDLLLGEALHHEWKDSKVDVLVLNPGSTRTEFGSVSGSAGGGYSMKAPGVVAAALRSLGRKASIVTGAHNKAVALLGRALPRRTIVRLGAWTLKRMTPPERR from the coding sequence ATGGACCTTCATAAGTACGGACCCTGGGCGGTCGTCACGGGAGCTTCGGCTGGCCTGGGCGAGCAGTTCGCGCTCCAGCTCGCCGAACAGGGAATGAACCTCTTCCTCACGGCGCGGCGAGAGGATCGCCTGGTATCCCTCGCGCGGACCCTCCGCGACTCCACGGGCGTTCAGGTCAAGATCCTCCCCCTGGACCTGGCGGCCCCTGGGGCGCCCGAGGCCCTGGACCGGGCCACCGAGGACCTGGACGTGGGGCTTCTGGTGAACAACGCGGGGTTCGGCGCCATGGGGCGATTCCTGGACCAGGACCTCGAACGCCTGACAGAGATGATCCGGCTCAACTGCCTGACCGTCACCGAACTGGCGCACCGGTTCGGCCGACGGCTCCGGGCCAGGGGCAGGGGAGGCATGATCGTGGTGGCTTCCCTGGCCGGATTCCAGGCCACGCCCTACATGGCCCTGTACGGGGCTACGAAGGGCTTCGATCTCCTGCTCGGCGAAGCCCTCCACCACGAGTGGAAGGATTCGAAGGTGGATGTCCTGGTGTTGAATCCGGGCTCCACTCGCACGGAATTTGGGTCCGTGTCCGGGTCCGCGGGCGGAGGGTATTCCATGAAGGCGCCAGGCGTTGTGGCGGCGGCCTTGCGCTCCCTGGGCCGGAAGGCCTCCATCGTCACGGGCGCCCACAACAAGGCCGTGGCCCTGCTGGGGCGTGCCCTTCCGAGGAGAACCATCGTCCGCCTCGGAGCGTGGACCCTCAAGCGGATGACTCCGCCCGAGCGGCGCTGA
- a CDS encoding O-methyltransferase — translation MADDRSRAGVSYLTDEILNYVSSLHAPHDEALERAFSTPEREGLPSIHVAPSEGRLIHLLLRLVGASKVVEVGTLAGYSAIWMARALPPGGRLWSVEVSGRHARAARANLEAAGLSDRVTVLQGEALSVLPKLESHGPFDAVFLDADKGNYAAYGAWAAAHIRPGGLLIADNAFFFGRLMEAGGEAESVRRLHEESRQRFDTVCIGTGDGLLVGVRR, via the coding sequence ATGGCCGACGACCGGTCCCGCGCGGGCGTCTCGTACCTCACGGACGAGATCCTGAATTACGTCTCGAGTTTGCACGCCCCCCACGACGAGGCCCTGGAGAGGGCCTTCTCCACTCCGGAGCGCGAAGGGCTCCCCTCCATCCATGTGGCCCCGTCGGAGGGGCGGCTGATTCATCTCCTCCTGAGGCTCGTGGGCGCCTCCAAGGTCGTGGAGGTGGGCACCCTGGCCGGCTACTCCGCCATATGGATGGCCAGAGCGCTCCCACCCGGCGGCCGCCTATGGTCTGTGGAGGTGTCCGGCCGCCACGCGCGGGCCGCCCGGGCGAACCTCGAGGCCGCCGGCCTCTCGGACCGGGTCACGGTCCTTCAGGGGGAGGCCCTGAGCGTCCTGCCCAAGCTGGAGAGCCACGGGCCCTTCGACGCCGTCTTTCTGGATGCCGACAAGGGGAACTACGCCGCCTATGGAGCCTGGGCGGCCGCGCACATCCGGCCGGGCGGGCTCCTCATCGCCGACAACGCCTTCTTCTTCGGCCGGCTGATGGAGGCCGGTGGGGAGGCGGAATCCGTTCGCCGCCTCCATGAGGAAAGCCGTCAGCGGTTTGATACCGTCTGCATCGGTACAGGGGACGGGCTCCTGGTGGGTGTTCGCCGTTGA
- a CDS encoding pyridoxal-dependent decarboxylase, with protein sequence MKEPRDLHMTAEEFRRHGHALVDWVADYWDRVETLPVLSQVSPGEIRRRLPAHPPSLGEDFESVLSDLDSIILPGITHWQSPNFFAYFPANTSGPSVLGELVSAGLGVQGMLWSTSPACTELETHVLDWMAEMTGLPETFRSTGAGGGVLQDSASSAALCAMVAAREKATGGASNRSGCDGRLTAYASTEAHSSLHKAAGIAGIGRENHRLLPTDGALRLDPCALREAVRADRAAGLRPFFVTATVGTTSTNAMDPLAAVGEVCRSEGLWLHVDGAMSGSAAICPEFRIHLQGIEYADSYCFNPHKWLFTNFDCDCFFVADRAALIHSLSILPEYLRNQATESGAVLDYRDWQVPLGRRFRALKLWFVIRHYGVEGLRTLVRHHVDLARRFAGWVRESEDFELVVEPPLNLVCFRHRGGDEANQAILDRVNGEGSLYLTHTKVGGALTLRLSVGQTRTELRHVESAWAAIREAGRAIRRPRG encoded by the coding sequence ATGAAAGAGCCAAGAGATCTTCACATGACGGCGGAAGAGTTTCGAAGGCACGGCCATGCCCTCGTGGATTGGGTGGCGGACTACTGGGACCGCGTGGAGACGCTCCCCGTCCTGTCCCAGGTTAGCCCCGGCGAGATCCGGCGGCGTCTCCCCGCCCACCCTCCTTCACTGGGTGAGGACTTCGAGTCGGTTCTCTCGGACCTGGACTCCATCATCCTTCCAGGGATCACCCACTGGCAGTCGCCGAACTTCTTCGCCTATTTCCCGGCCAACACCTCCGGGCCCTCCGTCCTCGGAGAACTGGTATCGGCTGGATTGGGCGTCCAGGGGATGCTCTGGTCCACGAGCCCTGCCTGCACCGAACTGGAAACCCATGTCTTGGACTGGATGGCCGAGATGACCGGCCTGCCCGAGACGTTCCGGTCCACCGGAGCGGGCGGGGGAGTCCTTCAGGACTCGGCCTCCAGCGCCGCCCTCTGCGCCATGGTCGCGGCTAGGGAGAAGGCCACCGGCGGCGCCTCCAATCGATCGGGGTGCGACGGCCGCCTGACGGCCTACGCGTCAACGGAGGCGCACTCGTCCCTGCACAAGGCGGCCGGGATCGCGGGCATCGGAAGGGAGAACCACCGGCTTCTTCCCACCGATGGTGCGCTGAGGCTGGATCCCTGCGCCCTTCGGGAGGCCGTACGCGCGGACCGTGCGGCCGGCCTGCGGCCCTTCTTTGTCACGGCGACGGTGGGAACCACCTCCACCAACGCCATGGATCCCCTGGCCGCCGTGGGCGAGGTGTGCCGATCGGAGGGCCTGTGGCTCCACGTGGATGGGGCCATGTCGGGATCGGCGGCCATCTGCCCCGAGTTCCGGATCCACCTCCAGGGGATCGAATACGCCGACAGTTACTGCTTCAACCCCCACAAATGGCTCTTCACGAACTTCGACTGCGACTGCTTCTTCGTCGCCGACCGGGCGGCTCTGATCCACTCGCTGTCGATCCTGCCCGAATACCTCCGCAATCAGGCCACGGAATCCGGGGCGGTCCTCGATTACCGGGACTGGCAGGTACCCCTGGGGCGCAGATTTCGGGCGCTGAAGCTATGGTTCGTCATCCGCCACTACGGTGTGGAGGGTCTGCGAACCCTGGTACGCCACCACGTGGACCTGGCCCGCCGCTTCGCCGGCTGGGTACGGGAGTCGGAGGATTTCGAGCTCGTCGTGGAGCCCCCCCTGAACCTCGTCTGCTTCCGCCACCGCGGAGGGGACGAGGCCAACCAGGCCATCCTGGATCGAGTCAACGGGGAAGGGAGTCTGTACCTGACGCACACGAAGGTGGGCGGCGCCCTCACGCTCCGCCTGAGCGTCGGGCAGACCCGCACCGAACTCCGGCACGTCGAATCGGCGTGGGCCGCCATCCGGGAGGCGGGTCGCGCCATCCGCCGGCCGCGAGGGTGA
- a CDS encoding response regulator, translating to MDDYTVNCATCSNPFNALESAWCSCVVASRSLICPHCLRCFCKAPRPYKQAFWSRAPQELWKRRLAVLSEETTPVQKPRSGNDLHPLVLVVEDDPEVRRMAVMAVERLGYNVIMGRNGLEGLELAKSFKPDLVITDALMPKMDGREMARRLKDDPETRHIRVAVMTSIYTAAKYRVEALKVFHVDDYLLKPLELSELQALLTRHIG from the coding sequence TTGGACGACTACACCGTCAATTGCGCCACGTGCAGCAATCCCTTCAACGCCCTGGAGAGCGCCTGGTGTTCGTGCGTGGTGGCTTCCCGCTCCCTCATCTGTCCCCACTGCCTCCGGTGCTTCTGCAAAGCGCCGCGTCCCTACAAGCAGGCCTTCTGGTCCAGGGCCCCCCAGGAGCTGTGGAAACGCCGTCTCGCCGTCCTTTCCGAGGAGACGACGCCCGTCCAGAAGCCCAGGTCCGGAAACGACCTGCACCCCCTGGTACTCGTCGTGGAAGACGACCCCGAGGTCCGACGCATGGCCGTCATGGCCGTGGAGCGGCTCGGCTACAATGTCATCATGGGTCGAAACGGACTCGAGGGCCTCGAACTGGCCAAGTCCTTCAAGCCCGACCTCGTCATCACGGACGCGCTCATGCCCAAGATGGATGGCCGCGAAATGGCCCGGCGGCTCAAGGATGACCCCGAGACGCGCCACATTCGGGTGGCCGTGATGACGAGCATTTACACAGCCGCCAAGTACCGCGTGGAGGCGCTCAAGGTCTTCCACGTGGACGATTACCTGCTCAAGCCCCTCGAATTATCGGAACTGCAGGCGCTCCTGACCCGGCACATCGGTTAG
- a CDS encoding bifunctional oligoribonuclease/PAP phosphatase NrnA, translated as MHRFAGEVDLLRSHRKFVLTTHISSDGDGVGSELALARGLWSLGCDVAVINPTPLPANLHFLLRHPKEIRILKDLRDPERYFAGALTVVLDMGAFDRLGGMLNLARGSDGILVVDHHRMERVEGVRYLLDPNACATGEVTARILEDLGIPLTRDLAEPLYVAIHTDTGGFRYPGVTPGTHRLVAALLEAGVDPQRVYTELYERMSALRLRLTGEILSTLRVSPKGRVAWIQVTQQMLRETGASFEDADDLVNYTLLIDGVSAGFYFKELGPSSTKVSCRSRGAFPIDRFVSRWGGGGHPNAAGVRLDLPLQEAVDALVPAALQALEEGA; from the coding sequence ATGCACCGTTTCGCCGGCGAGGTCGACCTGCTCAGAAGCCACCGGAAGTTCGTCCTGACCACCCACATCTCCTCCGACGGCGACGGGGTGGGAAGCGAGCTCGCTCTCGCCCGCGGACTCTGGTCCCTGGGGTGCGACGTCGCCGTCATCAACCCGACGCCCCTCCCTGCCAATCTCCACTTTCTCCTTCGGCACCCAAAGGAGATCCGGATCCTGAAGGACCTGCGCGATCCGGAACGCTACTTTGCGGGGGCCCTCACCGTCGTGCTCGACATGGGCGCCTTCGACCGATTGGGCGGCATGCTGAACCTGGCTCGCGGGAGCGACGGAATCCTCGTCGTGGATCATCACCGGATGGAGCGCGTGGAGGGGGTTCGCTACCTCCTCGATCCGAACGCCTGCGCGACGGGGGAGGTCACGGCCAGGATCCTGGAGGACCTGGGGATACCCCTGACCCGCGACCTGGCCGAGCCTCTGTACGTGGCCATCCACACGGATACGGGGGGCTTTCGGTACCCGGGCGTGACTCCCGGAACCCATCGGCTCGTGGCGGCGCTTCTGGAGGCCGGCGTGGATCCGCAGCGCGTCTACACGGAGCTCTATGAACGGATGAGCGCCCTTCGCCTCCGCCTGACCGGGGAGATTCTCAGCACGCTACGGGTCTCGCCCAAGGGCCGCGTGGCGTGGATCCAGGTCACGCAACAAATGCTTCGGGAGACGGGCGCATCCTTCGAGGACGCGGACGACCTCGTGAACTACACCCTCCTCATCGACGGCGTCTCCGCCGGTTTCTACTTCAAGGAGCTGGGCCCCTCGTCCACCAAGGTGTCCTGCCGCTCTCGAGGGGCCTTTCCCATCGATCGATTCGTCTCCCGCTGGGGAGGGGGAGGCCACCCCAACGCCGCCGGCGTCCGCCTCGACCTCCCCTTGCAGGAGGCCGTGGACGCCCTGGTTCCGGCGGCTCTCCAGGCCCTCGAGGAGGGCGCATGA
- a CDS encoding zinc ribbon domain-containing protein, with product MPIFEYHCKQCGITFEKIVFNREAPKPPCPSCANPEPEKLISAPGSVGVAASGGVPCGSPGKAAACGAGGFR from the coding sequence ATGCCTATCTTCGAGTATCACTGCAAGCAATGCGGAATAACGTTCGAGAAGATCGTATTCAATCGTGAGGCACCGAAGCCTCCGTGCCCCAGCTGCGCGAACCCTGAACCCGAGAAGCTCATTTCCGCGCCGGGGTCCGTGGGCGTGGCCGCCTCCGGCGGAGTGCCCTGCGGATCTCCCGGAAAGGCTGCCGCTTGCGGGGCTGGGGGCTTCCGCTGA
- the trxA gene encoding thioredoxin encodes MAGNVIEVGDANFQQEVLDSAMPVLVDFWAPWCGPCRMVAPVVEELSREMSDKVKFTKLNVDDNQMTAARYGIMAIPSLLIFKGGQVAQQHVGALSKAALKGLLEKSV; translated from the coding sequence ATGGCCGGAAACGTGATTGAAGTGGGGGATGCGAATTTTCAACAAGAGGTCCTGGATTCGGCCATGCCGGTCCTGGTGGATTTCTGGGCGCCCTGGTGCGGCCCTTGCCGAATGGTGGCTCCAGTGGTGGAGGAGCTCTCGCGTGAAATGTCGGATAAGGTGAAGTTCACCAAGCTCAACGTGGACGATAACCAGATGACCGCCGCACGGTACGGGATCATGGCCATCCCGTCCCTGCTGATCTTCAAAGGGGGACAGGTGGCGCAACAGCACGTGGGCGCACTGTCCAAGGCCGCACTGAAGGGGCTTCTGGAGAAGTCCGTCTGA
- a CDS encoding DUF2892 domain-containing protein has protein sequence MTVDRVLRGIGGFFVVLSVVLGFLVHPGFYAFTAFVGLNLLQSSFTNWCPMVWVLRKAGLN, from the coding sequence ATGACGGTCGATCGGGTACTTCGTGGAATTGGCGGGTTTTTCGTGGTGCTTTCGGTGGTTCTGGGGTTTCTGGTCCACCCCGGATTTTATGCCTTCACGGCTTTCGTGGGACTCAACCTGCTCCAATCATCCTTTACAAACTGGTGCCCCATGGTGTGGGTTCTTCGGAAGGCGGGGCTGAATTGA